The genomic region TTGCCCGCCCCGGCGATGGCGAAGAACGGCACGAACGCCACGCCCTGCTCGCCGCACAGCCGCAGGAACTCGTCCTGCCTGGCGGGCGCGCCGATGCCGTACTGGTTCTGCACGCACACCACCGGCGCGATCGCCTGCGCCTCGGCCAGGTGGTGCGCCCGCACGTTCGAGATGCCCAGGTGCCGGATCAACCCGGCCGCGCGCAGTTCGGCCAGCGCGCCGAAGTGCTCTGCGATCGACTCCGGTCCGTGCACCCGCAGGTTCACCACATCGAGGTGGTCCCGGCCCAGCTGCCGCAGGTTCTCCTCGACCTGCCCGCGCAGCTGCTCCGGGCGCGCCAACGGCAACCACTCCCCGGACGGGTCCTTGCCCGGACCGACCTTGGTGGTGATCACCAGGTCGTCCGGGTACGGCGCCAGCGCGGTGTTGATCAGCTCGTTGGCCGAGCGCAGCGGCGAGAAGTAGAAGGCGGCGGTGTCGATGTGGTTGACGCCCAGCTCGAGCGCCCGGCGCAGCACTGAGATCGCGCGGTCCCGGTCGCTGGGGGAGCCGTCGGCCTGGTGGGTCAGGCGCATCGCGCCGAAGCCGACGCGGTGCACGGTCAGGTCGCCGAGGGTCCAGCTGCCCGCGTCGGCCGCGGTGATCGTTTCCCAGGTCATGCCGGAAGTCTGCCCCGTCACCCGGCCGTGTGTGCCGCCCGCCCTACCGACCGGGTGGTAAGGCGGAGGGGCGGGCGGCGTCCGCGTGGCCAGCGTGGACCGGTTGTCAGCCGGTGCGCGTCGGCTTCGTCCGGGTCGGTGGCGGGGTGGTCGGCCTGGTCGAGGTCGGCGGCCGGCTCGGCGTCGTGGTCACCGGTCTGCCACCGGCGCTCGTGGTCGGCGGCGGGGGCGCGGCGTTGCGGGTCCGGGTCGGCTTCGGCCGCTCGCCAGCCGCCTCGACGGCTGGCGGCCGCGGCTGATCGCTGTGCAGGTACCGCCCCTCGACCTCCGGCAGCCCGGC from Crossiella sp. CA-258035 harbors:
- a CDS encoding aldo/keto reductase, whose protein sequence is MTWETITAADAGSWTLGDLTVHRVGFGAMRLTHQADGSPSDRDRAISVLRRALELGVNHIDTAAFYFSPLRSANELINTALAPYPDDLVITTKVGPGKDPSGEWLPLARPEQLRGQVEENLRQLGRDHLDVVNLRVHGPESIAEHFGALAELRAAGLIRHLGISNVRAHHLAEAQAIAPVVCVQNQYGIGAPARQDEFLRLCGEQGVAFVPFFAIAGAGKESGAGGAEDTEVLAIATARGVSTAQVRLAWTLRRGPHVLAIPGTGNPEHLAANIAAGSLRLTDEELARLEAVHRSARPDS